One window of Thiomicrorhabdus lithotrophica genomic DNA carries:
- the rfaD gene encoding ADP-glyceromanno-heptose 6-epimerase → MIVVTGGAGFIGSNIVKALNEQGRTDIIVVDNLKNGKKFINIADCNIADYLDKEDFQQRIFAEQGLPDIEAVFHEGACSATTEWDGKFMMDNNYEYSKDVLNYCLNWKIPFFYASSASVYGDGPDFIEERAYEKPLNVYGYSKFQFDQYVRQVLPKAQSQVVGFRYFNVYGPREQHKGDMASVAFKLHNQILAGESLKLFGEYDGYGAGMQTRDFVYIEDVVKVNLWFLAHPEKSGIFNLGPAAAEPFKNIAEAVIDFHGKGEIEFIPFPEHLKGAYQSFTQADNSALRAAGYNEPFNNVAQGVKKYLTWLTENPTVLNFTK, encoded by the coding sequence ATGATTGTTGTAACAGGTGGTGCAGGTTTTATTGGAAGCAATATTGTTAAGGCGTTAAATGAACAAGGCCGTACAGATATTATTGTGGTGGATAACCTAAAAAATGGTAAAAAATTCATCAATATTGCAGATTGCAACATAGCAGACTATTTGGATAAAGAAGATTTCCAGCAGCGTATTTTTGCTGAACAAGGCTTACCAGACATTGAAGCGGTTTTTCATGAAGGGGCATGCTCTGCTACCACCGAGTGGGACGGTAAATTCATGATGGATAATAATTATGAGTACTCAAAGGATGTACTTAATTATTGTTTAAACTGGAAGATTCCATTCTTTTACGCATCATCAGCCTCGGTGTATGGTGACGGGCCTGATTTTATCGAAGAACGAGCTTATGAAAAGCCGTTAAATGTTTACGGTTACTCAAAATTCCAGTTTGACCAATATGTTCGTCAAGTTTTACCTAAAGCTCAAAGCCAGGTTGTAGGTTTTAGATATTTTAATGTGTATGGTCCTAGAGAACAGCATAAGGGCGATATGGCCAGCGTAGCCTTTAAGTTACATAATCAAATTTTAGCGGGTGAATCACTCAAACTATTTGGTGAATATGACGGTTATGGCGCTGGTATGCAAACTCGTGATTTTGTTTATATTGAAGATGTGGTAAAAGTGAACCTATGGTTTTTAGCGCACCCAGAAAAATCAGGTATTTTTAATCTAGGCCCTGCAGCGGCAGAACCATTTAAAAATATTGCCGAAGCGGTAATTGATTTTCATGGCAAAGGTGAAATTGAATTTATCCCTTTCCCAGAGCATCTTAAAGGTGCATACCAGAGTTTTACTCAAGCTGATAACTCGGCCTTAAGAGCAGCGGGTTATAACGAACCGTTTAATAATGTGGCTCAAGGTGTTAAAAAGTATTTAACCTGGCTAACAGAAAACCCAACTGTTTTAAACTTTACAAAATAA
- a CDS encoding diacylglycerol kinase — translation MKSPHSGLKRVIHAAGYSWKGFKSTWKHEAAFRQEIVLFSLMSPFVFWLGDTAAERVILIAVLLIVLVVEILNSAVESIVDRIGEGYHELSGRAKDQGSAAVFLSFFMAILVWGGFLISKLVG, via the coding sequence ATGAAATCACCTCACTCAGGATTAAAGCGCGTTATTCATGCTGCAGGCTATTCATGGAAAGGCTTTAAGTCAACCTGGAAGCATGAAGCTGCATTTAGGCAAGAGATTGTTTTATTTAGTTTGATGTCTCCATTCGTATTTTGGTTAGGAGATACGGCAGCAGAAAGAGTGATATTGATTGCGGTATTACTAATCGTTTTAGTTGTGGAAATATTAAATTCAGCGGTTGAATCGATTGTGGATCGAATTGGTGAAGGTTATCACGAGTTGTCTGGCAGGGCTAAAGATCAAGGGTCAGCGGCTGTGTTTCTCTCTTTTTTTATGGCCATTCTAGTATGGGGTGGTTTTTTGATTTCGAAGTTAGTAGGTTAA